DNA sequence from the Desulfovibrio desulfuricans DSM 642 genome:
AGATTTAAAATGGCCTCCCTGGTCGCCCCATATTGATGCGGCGAGGCGTAGTGCTGTCGATTTTCCCTTTGATGATTCGCCAACGATATGGAAACCGCCAGATTCCCCGCCTGTCAGGTAGAGCATCGGCCCTGTCAGGGCGGCGCACATCATAAATGTTAGTCGAGAATTTCCTACGCTTTTTTCTGCAACTTCACGTTTCCACTCTTCTAGTGTTCCAGCTTCTCTATACATTTTTGCTGTGCCTGGGGTCTGCTGCATAACTACTTTTTCGGCTTTTTCGGCTCCTAAATTCTTATGTGGAAGAGCAAATGTCCTGGCGTCTTCGCTCCAGCCCGTTTTTGTGGCAAGTCTGGCACGTTTTGTTGTGTAAGTATCCGCGCTTGCGAGAAATTCTTTAACATTCATAATACCTTCTGGCGTTACGCTAAAACCGTGGCCTTGAAGATATGAAAGCCACTCATTACCGGGTTTATTGAGCATGTCCCACGGCATTGCCCATGTATGAATATTTTTATCAGGATCAGTCCATTGCAAAAGGACGCCCCAGCCAGAATTGTCTTCAGTTCTTGTCATTGCAAGAATTTCAATCGGGCTAGAAATTTTTTGTATTTTTACAAGTTCCTTTGACTCTTCATCAAACACAACTTTCCAGAATCCATCTCCATATTTCTTAACTTTTTGTGCTCTTTTGACTTTTAATTCTTCTTTATTATTTGGTTTTACTTGAATTTTAGTTTTTTCAAAGTCTTCAGATTGTTTTTTTAAACGTGTAACAAAGTTTGTCTTAGTCATGATGCACCTCATTAAATTTATAATATTTATTTTTTACTGTTTACTTTTTTTTGTTTTGTGCTATCATGTGGTTATCTGAAAGTATGATAGCTTTTTTCTTTCTACAGCCGCAATCTAGCTCATTGCGGCTTTACTTTTGTTGAATACGTTTAGATTCAAAAAAATCTTTCACGTCAGTCGATTTATAATATGTCTTTCTTCCAATCTTGTAGCAGGGCGCATCTTTTCCTTTTCGCCTCCTCGCTCTAAGTCCGGCTAGAGTGATGTCCCACAATGCGGCCACTTCTTTCTCAGTCATTTTGTCTTCAAACATAGTAACTCCAAATAAAAAAATGTAATTTCGTGTAACTTGGAATAACAATAACACATCAAAACACCTTTTCAAGTCATTTTTACTGTTGACAAAGTTTAGTAATCGCACTTTAGTCACATTTCACAAAAAATTATCGTTGTAAAATAAAGAAAAAGCCCCTCGCATGAGGGGCTTTTTTAATATAAAAAATTTAAATATTTTTTTAAAGGGCTTTAAGAGTTTCTATTAGTTCAATTGGTGTTGACTTCATTTTATGAATCGGATTTTTATGCTGTTTAAAAGTAGTAGATTTATTTACTGAAGTGCGATTTTCGTTATTTTGTATAGCGATTTTCTCTCCAGCCTTAATTCTTGCAGCGTCAATTATAGAAATACGGTATTCTCCAAGCATTTTGTATAGCGGCAAAACTCCTTTTTTGTAATGCCTAAACGCAGTGGCGCGTGAAATTCCTAGGAAAGTGCATAGTTCTGGTACAGTCAGAATGTCTTTGCCCGTGCCGCTTATGGCAGCTTGGGCAAAATCTTGGGCCGCTGGTGAAAGACAGCTAAAATCATTAAGAAGCATCCTTGTTTTCCAATTGTTTTGCCTTTGTTCACGCATGCAGGGCAAAAAGCTGCTGGTATGCGTCATTATGTAACTTACGTTCTCATAGTTCGAAAACGATACAATATAATTCTATTTGCGTCAATATGTTTTATAAAAATTTTATAATATATGCATTCTGTTTTAATTTGTCAATAGTTTTGAAAATTCTACTGTTGTTATTTTTTAAAGCGTATCAATAGCTTGTGACAAATGGCTCGGCGCAAGGTGGGCGTATCTTTCTGTTACGGTCTGTGTCGTATGGCCCATCAAACTAGCAATGGTGTGCATGGGCGTTCCTCGCTGCGCAAGCCAGCTAGCGAAAGTATGACGCAGGGTATAGGGAACTACTTTATCCGTATCTCTTGTTATGCCGTTATTTAATTTTAAATCATCAACAACTCTTTTAAATGTGTCTGAAATTTCCGTTGTTTCTTTGAATATTAGTTCATATAAAGAAAGTTCTTCTCTTTTTGGTCTGATTTCATCAAGTGCAAGCTTAATCTTATTGCTCATTTTTATATTCCTTGGCCCGCCTTTAATCGTTTTTGTTTCTTTATGGATATAAATATTATCGTTCTCAACGTCTGCCCATCTTAGATTGTGCATTTCTCCAGGCCTGATTCCAGAGTAGAGCAAGAGGGTGGCCTTTACCCAGGTAATAAGGCTTCTTGATTTAAGCTCTGAAAGAAGTCTTTCGGCCTCTGTCTCTGACAAAAAACGCTGGCGGGCCACTTTTGAGGCGGGAGCAATCTTTTTAATGGTCTTTTCCCTGGTTGGATTTTCGCCCGAACAGTAACCAAGATTTTTGCCGAAATTCCAAAGCTGGGAGATTACATCTAAATGTTTATTGATTGTGCTTAGTGATTTTTGTTTTGGAATTTCTAGTTTTCCTCTTATATTTCTTAGCTGTGTTGGATTTTTACATTCAACTATAAAATCTGTTATGCGGTCTGGTGTGAGTTTGGAAAGAATGATATTTTCAAACATTGGTTTAATTGAAACTTCCCACCTCCCAGTTTCTTCTTTTACTGTCCTTAAATTTCTAACTTCATATTGCCTTGATTTTATGTAATCGTTCCATATGTTGCCAAAAGTTTTATTGCGTAAGGCTTCCATTTTAATTTGTTCTTCAGCCTCTGTCTTTGCTTCAATTATTGCTTGATTTTTAAGCTGATTTTCTTCTTTGAGTTCTTTAAAAGTTCCTGGTTTTTTGCCTTCTTTGCGGTTTCTTGCCAATCTTGTTGATAAGTCGATGACAAACAACTCTGACCAATCTTCAGATTCCCATCCTAAACTTTCTGAAATAACCTTTTCACCCATCCTATATTTCAGTTGCCAGTACCTATCGCGCTGACGGCTTCCCTTTTTTACCATTCGAGATTCATGTTCATAGTACCTGATTCCTTTTTGAAATGTCTTCCACACGATAGCCATTTTTTACGCCCCTTATTTTTAGCCACTATTTAGCCACAGATTTTGATACAAGTTGAATTAATCTGATATAAATTGATATATGTTGAATTTCTAAAAATCAAGCATTTAGGCGGTTATTGGCTATATTTTGGCGTCTAGGTAGGATGCTTAGTTGTTATATTTGACAGGCTACGAACCTGTAGGTCAGGAGTTCGAATCTCTTCGGGCGCACCATAAAAATCAAGCCCTTACGGTTAATCACCGTAAGGGCTTTTTCTGTTTTTGGTGGCTGTTGGGTGACCATAGCGGCTCAGTGCTAAAGGCTAAAGCCGTTCAGCTGACAGCTCGTCCATCAGCCATTTCATCAGTGCAGAAGGCACACAAATCTCTCGTGATATTCAGTTGCGGCGAGGCTGGGGAGAGTGGCGAACTCACGCAAGAGGAACTTGCGTGGAAACCGCTTGCCGCAACATTGCGATCAATTCCTACTCATCTCAATGGCAACCAAACTGATGCCGGCACTCTTTCTCCAAAGGTGAGCTGTACCGGGCGCTGCGTCATGCCGAAATAACCAGTGCGTCTCATTTTTTGGGCATAAACCTGCACATGTTGCGTGCGTATGTCTCCCGCTGTGCAGCAACTGGCCGCACCCTCACCGCAAAATGGCTTTTCTGTCTTTATGTCGAAGCTCATCAACTCCCTGCCAGCATAAAAAATTCTTCAGGGCGCAGAATTGTTACGGTTTTGCCAGAGAATGGCCCGAACAGTCCGCTTTCTTCCTGCTGCCGCAATATCTTGTACAAGGAGATTCTGTGTACGCCCAAAAGGCTGGCCATCTCCTGCTTGGAAACTCCCATATCGGCTGTAAGGGGGTCGCTGCCTGGGATTATGTGTTGCGCCAAAAATTTGCAGGTACGGGCCAACACGTTATCAAGGTACAGTGAGGAAGCCTGATTTGAAAGTACCCGCAATTTGCGGGACATGGAACACAGCAGATTGATGAGCAGATGGGGATAGTCCTTGCAGATTTCTTCTACATTTTCAGCCGTAAAGGCATAGCTCACGCAACCGGTTGCACACGAAAAATAACTCTCGGCAGGCATGGGATCAAAAAACGGCGTTTCACCAAAAACGCATCCCTCGTGAATGTACCAGAGGATTTTTTCGACCCCTTCCATGTTCTGATTCGTCAGCCGGACCCTACCTCGATCCAAAAAGTACAATTCTTGCCCAAAGGGTACGCGATGCCCCTTGGGCCAAACCAGCTTTCGCCCCAGATGCAATACTGAACGCCAGCTGGAATTCATTTCACGCATTTCCTTGAAGGCCAGGCTGCGTCCACAATTGATGCCGCGATTTTCCATTTTGCCTCCTTAGAACAGTTGCTCTGGCATTCTGATAACAGGGTTTTGCACCAAAATGCAATTAATTGTGAAAAATGTTGCAAATGAAACACGTGCCTTCCCTGAATCCGTACTATCCTGCCCCGTAGAGTGGATCAAATACCTTGTGCGCTGTTCCTCGCCTTCTGCTGGATATTGGCGCATTCCGCAAACATCAATTGATCTGGAGGAATTTAATATGGGCCATCCAACAATTTACCCCACAGGCGTTACCATATTCAAACCTGAAAAATGCTGGGGCGGGTACACCATCTTTCAGGCTCAGGAAGTTGGCGCTGTGCTTATGGATATGAACGGACATGAAATAAATGTCTGGAAGGGCGTTCACGGTATGCCCAATAAAATTTTCCCCGGCGGGTACCTTGTGACAAGCAGAGGACGCCGCAGTGGTAAATTCAGTGTGCAGGACGGCCTTGATGTTGTCCAGGTTGACTGGGACGGCAACATAGTATGGAAATTCGATCAAAATGAATTTGTTGAAGATCCTGGCTATCCGGGCCGCTGGCTTGCACGTTATCACCACGACTTCCAGCGTGAAGGCAACCCCGTGGGCTACTATGCCCCCGGCATGGAACCCAAGGCGCTTGAAGGCAAGACCCTTATCCTGGCGCACCGCAACGTGCGAAATAGCGCAATCAGCGACAAGCAGCTGCTTGATGACCTCATCCTTGAGGTGGACTGGGAAGGGAACATCCTCTGGGAATGGTCGTGCAACGAGCATTTCGACGAAATGGGTTTCCGCGAAGGCCCCAAAAACACGCTTTGCCGTAACCCCAACTACCGTCCGACCCAGCCCGAAGGCATGGGCGACTGGATGCACATCAACTCCATGTCTGTGCTTGGCCCCAACAAATGGTACGATGCTGGCGATGAACGCTTTCATCCTGACAACATTATTGTTGATGGACGCGAGGCAAACATCATATTCATCATCAGCAAAAAGACCGGAAAGATCACCTGGAAGATCGGGCCGGACTACGACACCTCCCCCGAACTCAAAGCCATAGGCTGGATCATCGGTCAGCACCATGCGCACATGGTGCCGCACGGCTTGCCGGGCGCAGGCAACATCCTTGTTTTCGATAACGGCGGCTGGGGCGGCTACGACGTGCCCAATCCCGGCTCGCCCACGGGTGTGAAAGCAGCCCTGCGCGACCATTCCCGCGTTCTTGAGATAGACCCGGTTTCTCTCAAGATTGTCTGGCAGTACACACCCAAGGAAGCCGGATTCCTTGAACCCATGGACAGCAACCGCTTCTACAGCCCCTTTATCAGCGGCATGCAGCGCCTGCCCAACGGCAATACCCTCATCACCGAGGGTTCTGACGGGCGCGTATTCGAGGTTACCCCCAACCACGAAATCGTGTGGGAATTTATTTCACCTTACTGGGGCAAGCATGTGCCCATGAACATGACCTACCGCGCATACCGTGTGCCTTACGAATGGGTGCCGCAGGTGGCAAAGCCAGTAGAAACGCCTATTGAACCGCTGAATGTTTCTACCTTTCGTGTGCCTGGGGCAGCCGCAGCAGGAGATCGCGCCAAAGAAGTGACCGTTGAGGGCTGCCAGCCCTACGAAGGCAGTAACGCGCTTTGCGTGGCTTCTGTGGAAGATCCCAAAGGCTAGTGCCTTAGAGAAAATTTGCGTTGAAGTGCTTTTGGGTTCGCCTCTGCCTAGTAGCGGGGCGAACCCGTGATCCCCGCTTTCACAGGAGATCCTCATGATTATCAAGACTTCAGACCTGACGCCCGGGCTGCTTGCCAAATGGGGCATCAATCTGGCGCTCCCCCTGGCCTTGTATTTCGTCCTTCCCCGCAGCGAAAGTCTTACTCCCCCCATGATCGCATTTCTGGCGGTCACGCTATGGGCCGTAATCGCATGGGCTCTGGACACGCTGAATG
Encoded proteins:
- a CDS encoding helix-turn-helix transcriptional regulator — translated: MTHTSSFLPCMREQRQNNWKTRMLLNDFSCLSPAAQDFAQAAISGTGKDILTVPELCTFLGISRATAFRHYKKGVLPLYKMLGEYRISIIDAARIKAGEKIAIQNNENRTSVNKSTTFKQHKNPIHKMKSTPIELIETLKAL
- a CDS encoding aryl-sulfate sulfotransferase — its product is MGHPTIYPTGVTIFKPEKCWGGYTIFQAQEVGAVLMDMNGHEINVWKGVHGMPNKIFPGGYLVTSRGRRSGKFSVQDGLDVVQVDWDGNIVWKFDQNEFVEDPGYPGRWLARYHHDFQREGNPVGYYAPGMEPKALEGKTLILAHRNVRNSAISDKQLLDDLILEVDWEGNILWEWSCNEHFDEMGFREGPKNTLCRNPNYRPTQPEGMGDWMHINSMSVLGPNKWYDAGDERFHPDNIIVDGREANIIFIISKKTGKITWKIGPDYDTSPELKAIGWIIGQHHAHMVPHGLPGAGNILVFDNGGWGGYDVPNPGSPTGVKAALRDHSRVLEIDPVSLKIVWQYTPKEAGFLEPMDSNRFYSPFISGMQRLPNGNTLITEGSDGRVFEVTPNHEIVWEFISPYWGKHVPMNMTYRAYRVPYEWVPQVAKPVETPIEPLNVSTFRVPGAAAAGDRAKEVTVEGCQPYEGSNALCVASVEDPKG
- a CDS encoding tyrosine-type recombinase/integrase; this translates as MAIVWKTFQKGIRYYEHESRMVKKGSRQRDRYWQLKYRMGEKVISESLGWESEDWSELFVIDLSTRLARNRKEGKKPGTFKELKEENQLKNQAIIEAKTEAEEQIKMEALRNKTFGNIWNDYIKSRQYEVRNLRTVKEETGRWEVSIKPMFENIILSKLTPDRITDFIVECKNPTQLRNIRGKLEIPKQKSLSTINKHLDVISQLWNFGKNLGYCSGENPTREKTIKKIAPASKVARQRFLSETEAERLLSELKSRSLITWVKATLLLYSGIRPGEMHNLRWADVENDNIYIHKETKTIKGGPRNIKMSNKIKLALDEIRPKREELSLYELIFKETTEISDTFKRVVDDLKLNNGITRDTDKVVPYTLRHTFASWLAQRGTPMHTIASLMGHTTQTVTERYAHLAPSHLSQAIDTL
- a CDS encoding cyclic nucleotide-binding domain-containing protein, producing the protein MENRGINCGRSLAFKEMREMNSSWRSVLHLGRKLVWPKGHRVPFGQELYFLDRGRVRLTNQNMEGVEKILWYIHEGCVFGETPFFDPMPAESYFSCATGCVSYAFTAENVEEICKDYPHLLINLLCSMSRKLRVLSNQASSLYLDNVLARTCKFLAQHIIPGSDPLTADMGVSKQEMASLLGVHRISLYKILRQQEESGLFGPFSGKTVTILRPEEFFMLAGS
- a CDS encoding helix-turn-helix domain-containing protein, coding for MFEDKMTEKEVAALWDITLAGLRARRRKGKDAPCYKIGRKTYYKSTDVKDFFESKRIQQK